The following are from one region of the Nymphalis io chromosome 21, ilAglIoxx1.1, whole genome shotgun sequence genome:
- the LOC126776828 gene encoding WD repeat-containing protein 18, whose amino-acid sequence MSNLLEVLITCDSNNTLWTCSIWDSHTGTNLMTYKGGGTAENHTLSFIGCDYVAAVEKTKPVLHVWPLNSQQTVQGMRFILPGKASAFAVSSDGSYCVAGIEEKIYLWQISSGSLLTIINRHYQKVNLLKFTSDGRFFISAAEDGMVMVWSLATVAANPEVELVTQTIAGQHDPAYIFSDHSLPVTDLCISKTGMHGRLFTVSSDRSCKVYDLTCGEMLLNLIFDEPLSAITLDVLELNAFVGTTEGKIIQCSLTNPPRNRDVLVNNGENNNIFSSHTKAVTCLSVSLNGDVLMSGSNDEQLILWHIRSRQPVRIIRHKGSITNAFFTTNYCTIYKQDFTPGILLHSLERTLEKNSENVSEIEVLVRKDTNFWPTCNDISIDTTYNSFASKEMDIVCKQNETKLKEELEKMKLINSNLYALSIQNTLKSIPIELEKNKNVAHKKKKNKRHFK is encoded by the coding sequence ATGTCCAATTTACTAGAAGTATTAATTACTTGTGACTCTAATAACACATTATGGACCTGCAGTATTTGGGATTCTCATACTGGTACGAATTTAATGACTTACAAAGGCGGTGGAACTGCTGAAAATCACACTCTTTCGTTCATTGGGTGCGACTACGTGGCTGCAGTTGAAAAAACGAAACCTGTTCTTCACGTTTGGCCCTTAAACTCGCAACAAACCGTACAAGGAATGCGTTTTATATTACCAGGCAAAGCTAGCGCTTTTGCAGTCAGTTCCGACGGTTCCTATTGTGTGGCTGGCATTGAAGAGAAAATTTATCTTTGGCAAATTTCATCTGGCAGCCTCCTAACAATCATAAATCGACACTATCAAAAGGTTAACCTGTTAAAATTTACTAGCGATGGTCGTTTCTTCATATCAGCAGCTGAAGATGGGATGGTAATGGTATGGTCACTGGCGACAGTGGCAGCTAATCCTGAAGTAGAACTTGTGACTCAGACAATTGCTGGTCAACATGATCCAGCTTACATTTTTTCTGATCACTCATTGCCAGTAACAGATTTGTGTATAAGTAAAACAGGTATGCATGGACGCTTATTTACCGTATCTAGTGACAGATCTTGTAAAGTTTATGATTTAACCTGTGGTGAAATGCTCTTGAATTTAATATTCGATGAACCATTATCGGCAATAACATTAGACGTTTTAGAATTAAATGCCTTTGTTGGAACAACTGAAGGAAAAATAATCCAATGTAGTCTCACTAATCCACCTAGAAATAGAGATGTGCTGGTTAATAAtggagaaaataataatatattttcatctcATACTAAAGCAGTCACTTGCTTATCTGTTTCTCTTAATGGAGATGTCTTAATGTCTGGCTCTAATGatgaacaattaatattatggcATATAAGAAGCAGACAACCAGTGAGGATAATAAGGCATAAAGGATCCATTACTAATGCGTTTTTCACTACAAATTATTGTACAATTTATAAACAAGACTTTACACCTGGAATTTTACTTCACAGTTTAGAAAGAactttagaaaaaaatagtGAAAATGTATCAGAAATAGAAGTGCTGGTTAGAAAGGATACCAATTTTTGGCCAACTTGCAatgatattagtatagatactACATATAATAGCTTTGCATCCAAAGAAATGGATATTGTATGTAAGCAAAATGAAACCAAACTTAAGGaggaattagaaaaaatgaaatTGATTAATTCCAATTTATATGCATTATCGatacaaaatactttaaaatcaaTACCCATTGAACttgaaaagaataaaaatgttgctcacaaaaagaaaaaaaataaaagacatttcaagtaa
- the LOC126776846 gene encoding adiponectin receptor protein, which yields MWEVDSDTESQSASSDGLRRRQGWDPEAESLASQIDDLDEVLAEEEEGCPLPSTPEDQHLLDAEMAEVLKAGVLSDEIDLGALAHNAAEQAEEFVRKVWEASWNVCHFRHLPRWLQDNDYLHKGHRPPLPSFSACFASIFRIHTETGNIWTHLLGCVAFIGVAIYFLTRPSIEIQMQEKMIFGVFFIGAIVCLGFSFAYHTLYCHSEMVGKLFSKLDYCGIALLIMGSFVPWLYYSFYCHYRPKIIYLSVVIVLGILSIIVSLWDRFSEPRLRPLRAGVFMGFGLSGVVPAIHYGITEGWFSQVSKASLGWLVLMGLLYILGAMFYALRVPERWFPGKCDIWFQSHQIFHVLVIVAAFVHYHGISELASYRVTVGECSMPPSSIAF from the coding sequence ATGTGGGAAGTTGACTCTGACACGGAGTCCCAAAGTGCTTCGTCGGACGGGCTTCGACGTCGACAAGGATGGGACCCAGAGGCCGAGAGTTTAGCTTCTCAAATCGACGATCTCGACGAAGTACTCGCGGAAGAAGAAGAAGGATGCCCATTACCTTCGACCCCCGAGGATCAACACCTGCTCGATGCGGAGATGGCTGAAGTGTTAAAGGCTGGCGTTCTATCAGATGAAATCGATCTAGGCGCATTGGCTCATAACGCAGCAGAACAGGCAGAGGAATTTGTGCGTAAAGTGTGGGAAGCATCATGGAACGTGTGTCACTTTAGACATCTGCCGCGTTGGCTTCAAGACAACGACTATTTGCATAAGGGACACAGGCCTCCACTTCCATCTTTTAGTGCTTGCTTCGCCTCGATTTTTCGCATCCACACAGAAACTGGCAACATTTGGACTCACTTACTTGGCTGCGTGGCCTTCATTGGTGTGGCAATTTATTTCCTCACCCGCCCATCTATTGAAATACAAATGCAAGAAAAGATGATCTTCGGAGTGTTTTTCATAGGAGCTATTGTGTGCCTTGGATTTTCATTTGCATACCACACATTATACTGTCATTCAGAAATGGTGGGTAAGCTATTTTCGAAATTGGATTACTGTGGCATAGCTCTCCTGATAATGGGTTCATTTGTTCCTTGGCTCTATTACAGTTTTTACTGCCATTATAGACCGAAAATTATATACCTATCTGTAGTAATTGTCTTAGgaatattatctataattgtCTCACTTTGGGATAGATTCTCAGAGCCTCGCCTCCGTCCTTTGAGAGCAGGAGTGTTCATGGGTTTTGGTCTATCTGGTGTTGTGCCCGCTATCCATTATGGTATAACAGAAGGTTGGTTCAGCCAAGTAAGTAAGGCTTCTCTTGGTTGGTTAGTATTAATGGGTCTGCTATACATTCTCGGTGCAATGTTTTATGCTCTTAGAGTACCAGAACGTTGGTTCCCTGGAAAGTGTGACATTTGGTTCCAGTCGCACCAAATATTCCATGTGCTGGTGATTGTGGCAGCTTTTGTTCATTATCATGGTATTAGTGAGCTAGCATCTTACCGTGTTACTGTCGGGGAGTGCTCAATGCCTCCATCCTCAATCGCATTCTAG